In Pseudomonas fluorescens, a genomic segment contains:
- a CDS encoding ATP-binding SpoIIE family protein phosphatase produces MSVLAPVLEALTILIAEDSAADLLLLSTIIRRQGHQVLTASNGEEAVAVFNRDRPQLVLMDALMPVMDGFEAARRIKQLAGEALVPIIFLTSLRQSEALAQCLDAGGDDFLPKPYNPLILSAKINAMDRLRRLQATVLQQRDLIARHHEYLLHEQRVAKAVFDKVAHSGCINAAPNIRYLQSPYALFNGDLLLAAYTPSGDMHVLLGDFTGHGLPAAVGAMPLAEVFYGMTAKGYGLAQILREMNAKLKRILPVDMFCCATLLCLSTQRRAVEVWNGGMPEGYVHDIATGRRTPLLSRHLPLGVLSAQAFDDRTEVWPMALGDRVFLLSDGVLDTADANEQLFGVERLQQVFASNREPERLFEDIEQALAAFRGEARDDVSLVEITLQADPPLRATGLLYADSGQSCPLDWSVSFEFRAETLKRYNPLPYLLQLLLEIHGLRERSGALYTVMAELYSNALEHGVLGLDSRLKRDAHGFAQYYRQRNERLAHLNSGYVRVHVQVSPTAAGGKMTLRVEDSGPGFDVEQVLARPLDFDRLSGRGLSLVRQLSSAIGWSDGGRSVCVEFSWEALA; encoded by the coding sequence TTGAGCGTCCTGGCCCCCGTCCTCGAGGCGCTGACTATCCTGATCGCCGAGGACAGCGCCGCCGACCTGCTGCTGCTGTCGACCATCATTCGGCGCCAGGGCCATCAAGTCCTCACGGCCAGCAATGGTGAGGAAGCGGTCGCGGTGTTTAACCGCGACCGCCCGCAGTTGGTGTTGATGGATGCACTGATGCCGGTGATGGATGGCTTTGAAGCGGCGCGCCGGATCAAGCAGCTGGCCGGCGAAGCACTGGTGCCCATCATCTTCCTCACTTCCCTGCGCCAGAGCGAAGCCCTGGCCCAGTGCCTGGATGCGGGCGGCGACGACTTCCTGCCCAAGCCTTACAACCCGTTGATCCTGTCGGCCAAGATCAACGCCATGGACCGCCTGCGCCGCCTGCAAGCCACGGTGTTGCAGCAGCGCGACTTGATCGCCAGGCACCACGAGTACCTGTTGCACGAGCAGCGGGTGGCCAAGGCGGTGTTCGATAAAGTCGCCCATTCCGGCTGCATCAATGCCGCCCCGAATATTCGCTACCTGCAATCGCCTTACGCGCTGTTCAACGGTGACCTGCTGCTGGCGGCGTATACGCCGTCGGGTGATATGCATGTGCTGCTCGGCGACTTTACCGGCCATGGCTTGCCGGCGGCGGTGGGCGCCATGCCGTTGGCCGAGGTGTTTTATGGCATGACCGCCAAGGGCTACGGCCTGGCGCAGATCCTGCGCGAGATGAACGCCAAGCTCAAACGCATCCTGCCGGTGGACATGTTCTGCTGCGCCACCCTGTTGTGCCTGAGCACGCAGCGGCGGGCGGTGGAGGTGTGGAACGGCGGCATGCCCGAAGGCTATGTGCACGACATCGCCACTGGGCGGCGCACGCCACTGCTGTCCCGGCATTTGCCGCTGGGGGTGCTGTCAGCGCAGGCGTTTGATGATCGCACTGAAGTCTGGCCCATGGCCCTGGGCGACCGCGTGTTTCTGTTGTCGGATGGCGTGCTGGATACCGCCGATGCCAATGAACAGTTGTTCGGTGTCGAGCGATTGCAGCAGGTGTTCGCGTCCAATCGCGAGCCCGAGCGGCTGTTCGAAGACATCGAGCAGGCGTTGGCGGCGTTTCGCGGAGAGGCGCGGGACGACGTCAGCCTGGTGGAAATTACCCTGCAAGCGGATCCGCCGTTGCGTGCGACGGGGCTGTTATATGCCGACAGCGGCCAATCGTGCCCGCTGGACTGGTCGGTGAGTTTTGAATTTCGCGCCGAGACCCTCAAGCGCTACAACCCCTTGCCCTATCTGCTGCAACTGTTGCTGGAGATCCACGGCCTGCGGGAGCGGAGCGGGGCGCTTTACACGGTGATGGCCGAGCTGTATTCCAACGCCCTGGAGCACGGCGTGCTGGGCCTGGACTCGCGGCTCAAGCGCGATGCCCATGGGTTTGCGCAGTATTATCGCCAGCGCAATGAGCGCTTGGCGCACCTCAACAGCGGCTACGTGCGTGTGCACGTGCAAGTTTCGCCCACCGCCGCGGGGGGCAAGATGACCCTGCGCGTCGAAGACAGTGGCCCTGGGTTCGATGTGGAGCAGGTGCTGGCGCGGCCGCTGGATTTCGACCGTCTGTCTGGCCGTGGCCTGAGTCTGGTGCGCCAGTTGAGCAGCGCGATAGGCTGGTCCGATGGCGGGCGCAGTGTCTGCGTGGAGTTTTCCTGGGAGGCTCTGGCATAA
- a CDS encoding STAS domain-containing protein has product MSVMSEVSLDGKKLTIAIKGRFDFGSHQVFRDAYERFYKVPELYVVDLKDTTYMDSSALGMLLLLRDHAGGDDAEVQVININSDVRKILAISNFDKLFDIS; this is encoded by the coding sequence ATGTCAGTCATGTCAGAAGTATCCCTGGATGGGAAGAAGTTGACGATCGCTATCAAGGGCCGGTTCGATTTCGGCAGCCATCAGGTGTTTCGTGACGCCTATGAGCGTTTCTACAAGGTGCCTGAGCTGTATGTGGTCGACCTGAAAGACACCACCTACATGGACAGCTCGGCACTGGGCATGCTCCTGCTGCTCAGGGACCATGCCGGCGGCGACGACGCGGAAGTCCAGGTGATCAACATCAACTCCGATGTGCGCAAGATCCTCGCCATTTCCAATTTCGACAAACTGTTCGATATCAGTTGA
- the fliJ gene encoding flagellar export protein FliJ, whose product MASSRSSRLAPVVEMAEKAEKTAVQRLGYFQGQVRLAESKLGDLERFRGEYQQQWIERGTKGVSGQWLMGYQGFLNQLETAVGQQRQSLAWHQNNLDKARESWQAAYARVEGLRKLVQRYIDEARAIEDKREQKLLDELSQRLPRQSPF is encoded by the coding sequence ATGGCCAGTAGTCGCTCGTCACGTCTGGCCCCGGTGGTGGAGATGGCTGAAAAAGCCGAGAAAACCGCCGTGCAGCGCCTGGGTTACTTCCAGGGCCAGGTGCGCCTGGCGGAAAGCAAACTGGGCGACTTGGAGCGCTTTCGCGGCGAGTACCAGCAGCAGTGGATCGAGCGCGGCACCAAGGGCGTGTCCGGGCAGTGGCTGATGGGCTACCAGGGCTTTCTCAACCAGCTTGAAACCGCCGTCGGCCAGCAGCGCCAGAGCCTGGCCTGGCACCAGAACAACCTCGACAAGGCCCGCGAGAGCTGGCAAGCGGCCTATGCCCGGGTAGAAGGGTTGCGCAAGCTGGTGCAGCGCTATATCGATGAAGCGCGGGCCATTGAAGACAAGCGCGAGCAGAAGCTGCTCGATGAGTTGTCCCAGCGTCTTCCCCGCCAATCACCATTCTGA
- the fliI gene encoding flagellar protein export ATPase FliI, with translation MRLDRTSFAKRLGGYAEATELPGQPILEGRLLRMVGLTLEAEGLRAAMGSRCLVINDDSYHPVQVEAEVMGFSGNKIFLMPVGSLAGIAPGARVVPLADTGRLPMGMSMLGRVLDGAGRALDGKGGMKAEDWVPMDGPTINPLNRNPISQPLDVGIRSINGLLTVGRGQRLGLFAGTGVGKSVLLGMMTRFTEADIIVVGLIGERGREVKEFIEHSLGEEGLKRSVVVASPADDAPLMRLRAAMYCTRIAEYFRDKGKNVLLLMDSLTRFAQAQREIALAIGEPPATKGYPPSVFAKLPKLVERAGNAEAGGGSITAFYTVLSEGDDQQDPIADSARGVLDGHIVLSRRLAEEGHYPAIDIEASISRVMPSVVTPEHMARAQQFKQLWSRYQQSRDLISVGAYVAGGDRETDLAIALQPQLVTYLRQGLNDNISMGESEAHLQSIFAPAPGG, from the coding sequence ATGCGCCTTGATCGCACCAGCTTCGCCAAGCGCCTCGGCGGTTATGCCGAGGCCACCGAGTTGCCCGGCCAACCGATCCTTGAAGGGCGCCTGTTGCGCATGGTCGGCCTGACCCTCGAAGCCGAGGGCCTGCGGGCCGCCATGGGTAGCCGCTGCCTGGTGATCAACGACGACAGCTACCACCCGGTGCAGGTCGAAGCTGAAGTGATGGGCTTCTCCGGCAACAAGATTTTCCTCATGCCCGTCGGCAGCCTGGCGGGCATTGCCCCCGGCGCCCGCGTGGTGCCGCTGGCCGATACCGGTCGCCTGCCCATGGGCATGAGCATGCTCGGCCGCGTGCTCGACGGTGCCGGTCGCGCGCTGGACGGCAAGGGCGGCATGAAAGCCGAGGACTGGGTGCCGATGGATGGCCCCACCATCAACCCGCTCAACCGCAACCCCATCAGCCAGCCGCTTGACGTGGGCATTCGCAGCATCAACGGTTTATTGACGGTCGGTCGCGGCCAGCGCCTGGGTCTGTTCGCCGGTACCGGCGTGGGTAAATCGGTGTTGCTCGGCATGATGACCCGCTTTACCGAGGCCGACATCATCGTGGTGGGGTTGATCGGCGAGCGGGGCCGGGAAGTGAAGGAGTTCATCGAGCACAGCCTCGGTGAAGAGGGCCTCAAGCGCTCAGTGGTGGTCGCCTCGCCTGCGGACGATGCGCCGCTGATGCGTTTGCGCGCCGCCATGTACTGCACGCGCATCGCCGAGTATTTTCGCGACAAGGGCAAGAATGTCCTGTTGCTGATGGATTCGCTGACACGTTTCGCCCAGGCCCAGCGGGAAATCGCCCTGGCCATCGGCGAGCCGCCGGCCACCAAGGGGTATCCGCCGTCGGTGTTCGCCAAGCTGCCCAAGCTGGTGGAGCGCGCCGGTAACGCCGAAGCGGGCGGGGGCTCAATCACCGCGTTCTACACCGTATTGTCCGAAGGCGATGACCAGCAGGACCCGATTGCCGACTCGGCGCGGGGCGTGCTTGACGGCCACATCGTGCTGTCGCGGCGCCTGGCGGAAGAGGGGCACTACCCGGCCATCGATATCGAAGCGTCGATCAGCCGGGTGATGCCGTCGGTGGTCACGCCGGAGCATATGGCGCGCGCCCAGCAGTTCAAGCAACTGTGGTCGCGCTATCAACAGAGCCGTGATTTGATCAGCGTCGGCGCCTACGTGGCCGGCGGCGATCGTGAGACCGACCTGGCGATCGCCCTGCAGCCGCAGTTGGTGACCTACCTGCGCCAGGGCCTCAACGACAACATCAGCATGGGCGAAAGCGAAGCGCACCTGCAATCCATCTTCGCCCCCGCGCCAGGCGGCTAA
- the fliH gene encoding flagellar assembly protein FliH yields MSSKDETPSDLIRARDVGGFDIWSLPSFDPHVPEPEPEPVEELPAEMEEVPLEEVQPLTLEELESIRQEAYNEGFAAGEKDGFRSTTLKVRQEAEAALSVKLTSLERLMGSLFDPIAEQDSQIEKAMVGLVQHIARQVIQRELALDSSQIEGVMREALKLLPLGVGNVRLYINPQDFEQVKALRERHEETWRIVEDAALLPGGCRVETEHSRIDATVETRISQIMAKLFDQLHEQALHPAEPDLSVELDASDAP; encoded by the coding sequence ATGTCGAGCAAAGATGAGACGCCCAGCGATCTGATTCGCGCGCGGGACGTGGGCGGGTTCGACATCTGGTCGTTGCCCAGCTTCGACCCGCACGTGCCGGAACCCGAGCCTGAACCGGTCGAGGAACTGCCGGCGGAAATGGAAGAAGTGCCGCTGGAGGAAGTCCAGCCGCTGACCCTGGAAGAGTTGGAAAGCATCCGCCAGGAAGCCTACAACGAAGGCTTTGCCGCCGGCGAAAAAGACGGCTTTCGCAGCACCACCCTCAAGGTGCGCCAGGAAGCCGAGGCCGCGTTGAGCGTCAAGTTGACCAGCCTGGAACGCCTGATGGGCAGCCTGTTCGACCCCATCGCCGAGCAGGATTCGCAGATCGAAAAAGCCATGGTCGGCCTGGTGCAGCACATCGCCCGCCAGGTGATCCAGCGCGAGCTGGCGCTGGACTCCAGCCAGATCGAGGGTGTGATGCGCGAAGCCCTCAAGCTGCTGCCCCTGGGCGTCGGCAATGTGCGGCTGTACATCAACCCGCAGGATTTCGAGCAGGTCAAAGCCCTGCGCGAGCGCCACGAAGAAACCTGGCGCATCGTCGAAGATGCGGCGTTGCTGCCCGGTGGTTGCCGTGTCGAGACCGAGCACAGCCGCATCGATGCCACGGTGGAAACCCGCATCAGCCAGATCATGGCCAAGCTCTTCGATCAACTCCACGAACAAGCCCTGCACCCGGCCGAGCCTGACCTGAGTGTTGAGCTGGACGCCTCCGATGCGCCTTGA
- the fliG gene encoding flagellar motor switch protein FliG, whose translation MSDNRAAVAKLTKVDKAAVLLLSLGETDAAQVLRHMGPKEVQRVGVAMAQMRNVHREQVEQVMSEFVEIVGDQTSLGVGSDSYIRKMLTSALGEDKANGLIDRILLGGNTSGLDSLKWMEPRAVADVIRYEHPQIQAIVVAYLDPDQAGEVLGHFDHKVRLDIILRVSSLNTVQPAALKELNTILEKQFSGNSNASRTTLGGIKRAADIMNFLDSSVEGQLMDSIREIDDTLSGQIEDLMFVFNNLSDVDDRGIQALLREVSSDVLVLALKGSDEGVKEKIFKNMSKRASELLRDDLEAKGPVRVSDVETAQKEILTIARRMAEAGEIVLGGKGGEEMI comes from the coding sequence ATGAGTGATAATCGAGCCGCCGTTGCCAAGCTCACCAAGGTCGACAAAGCCGCAGTCCTGCTGCTGTCCCTGGGTGAAACCGACGCCGCCCAAGTGTTGCGTCACATGGGGCCCAAAGAGGTTCAGCGCGTGGGCGTGGCCATGGCGCAGATGCGCAATGTGCACCGTGAGCAAGTCGAACAGGTGATGAGCGAGTTTGTCGAGATCGTCGGCGACCAGACCAGCCTGGGCGTCGGCTCCGACAGCTACATCCGCAAGATGCTCACCTCGGCCCTGGGCGAAGACAAGGCCAACGGCCTGATCGACCGCATCCTGCTGGGCGGCAACACCAGCGGCCTCGACAGCCTCAAGTGGATGGAACCGCGCGCCGTGGCTGACGTGATCCGCTACGAGCACCCGCAGATCCAGGCGATCGTGGTGGCGTACCTCGACCCGGACCAGGCCGGTGAAGTGCTTGGCCATTTTGACCACAAGGTCCGGCTGGACATCATCCTGCGCGTGTCGTCGTTGAATACCGTGCAGCCAGCGGCGCTGAAAGAACTCAACACGATTCTCGAGAAGCAGTTCTCGGGCAACTCCAATGCCTCGCGCACTACCCTGGGTGGTATCAAGCGCGCGGCCGACATCATGAACTTCCTCGATAGCTCGGTCGAAGGCCAGTTGATGGACTCGATCCGCGAGATCGACGACACCCTGTCCGGCCAGATCGAAGACCTCATGTTTGTGTTCAACAACCTCTCCGATGTCGACGACCGTGGCATCCAGGCGTTGCTGCGTGAAGTCTCCTCCGACGTGCTGGTGCTGGCCCTCAAGGGCTCGGACGAAGGCGTCAAGGAGAAGATTTTCAAGAACATGTCCAAGCGCGCCTCCGAACTGTTGCGCGACGACCTGGAAGCCAAGGGCCCGGTGCGCGTCAGCGACGTGGAAACCGCCCAGAAGGAAATCCTCACGATTGCCCGCCGTATGGCCGAAGCCGGAGAAATTGTTCTCGGCGGGAAGGGCGGCGAAGAAATGATCTAA
- the fliF gene encoding flagellar basal-body MS-ring/collar protein FliF translates to MAEAVVDNVPAKADGKPPLFGLSFLENLSEMTMLRQVGLMVGLAASVAIGFAVVLWSQQPDYRPLYGSLAGMDSKQIMETLAAADIAYTVEPNSGALLVKSDDVARARMKLAAAGVTPSDSNIGFEILDKDQGLGTSQFMEATRYRRGLEGELARTISSLNNVKGARVHLAIPKSSVFVRDERKPSASVLVELFSGRSLEPGQVLAIINLVATSVPELSKSQITVVDQKGNLLSDMAENSALTQAGKQFDYSRRMESMLTQRVHNILQPVLGNDRYKAEVSADVDFSAVESTSEQFNPDQPALRSEQSTSEQRTASNGPQGVPGALSNQPPSPASAPQTTGGAAATAGAIAPGQPLLDANGQQIMDPATGQPMLAPYPADKRNQSTKNFELDRSISHTKQQQGRINRLSVSVVVDDQVKVNAADGAVTRAPWSADELARFTRLVQDAVGFDASRGDSVSVINMPFSAERGEVIADPAFYTQPWFWDIVKQVLGVLFILVLVFGVLRPVLNNITGHGKKQLAAFGGSDVELGGMGGLDGELANDRVSLGGPQSILLPSPSEGYDAQLNAIKSLVAEDPGRVAQVVKEWINADE, encoded by the coding sequence ATGGCAGAAGCAGTCGTGGACAACGTACCCGCCAAGGCAGACGGCAAACCGCCGCTGTTTGGCCTGTCGTTCCTGGAAAACCTCTCCGAGATGACCATGTTGCGTCAGGTGGGCCTGATGGTCGGCCTAGCAGCCAGCGTGGCGATTGGTTTTGCCGTGGTGTTGTGGTCGCAGCAACCTGATTACCGTCCGCTGTATGGCAGCCTGGCCGGCATGGATTCCAAGCAGATCATGGAAACCCTGGCCGCCGCCGACATCGCCTACACCGTCGAGCCCAACTCCGGCGCCTTGCTGGTCAAGTCCGATGACGTGGCCCGTGCGCGCATGAAGCTGGCCGCCGCCGGCGTGACCCCGTCCGACAGCAATATCGGTTTTGAAATCCTCGACAAGGACCAGGGCCTGGGGACCAGCCAGTTCATGGAGGCCACCCGCTACCGTCGTGGCCTGGAAGGCGAGCTGGCGCGTACCATCTCCAGCCTGAATAACGTCAAGGGTGCCCGCGTGCACCTGGCGATCCCGAAGAGCTCGGTGTTCGTGCGTGACGAACGCAAGCCCAGTGCCTCGGTGTTGGTCGAGCTGTTCTCCGGCCGCTCCCTGGAGCCTGGCCAGGTGCTGGCGATCATCAACCTGGTGGCCACCAGCGTTCCCGAATTGAGCAAGTCGCAGATCACCGTGGTGGACCAGAAGGGCAACCTGCTGTCCGACATGGCGGAAAACTCCGCGCTGACCCAGGCCGGCAAGCAGTTTGACTACAGCCGCCGCATGGAGAGCATGCTCACCCAGCGCGTGCACAATATTCTGCAGCCGGTGCTGGGCAACGACCGCTACAAGGCTGAAGTGTCGGCCGATGTGGACTTCAGTGCCGTCGAGTCGACCTCCGAGCAGTTCAACCCGGACCAGCCGGCCCTGCGCAGCGAGCAGTCCACCAGCGAACAACGCACCGCCAGCAATGGCCCGCAAGGTGTGCCGGGGGCCCTGAGCAACCAACCGCCGTCGCCGGCCTCGGCGCCGCAAACCACGGGCGGCGCTGCGGCGACCGCGGGCGCCATCGCTCCAGGCCAGCCACTGCTGGACGCCAATGGCCAACAGATCATGGACCCGGCCACCGGCCAGCCAATGCTCGCGCCTTACCCGGCGGACAAGCGTAACCAGTCCACCAAGAACTTCGAACTCGACCGCTCCATCAGCCACACCAAGCAACAGCAGGGCCGGATCAATCGCCTGTCGGTGTCGGTGGTCGTGGATGACCAGGTCAAGGTCAACGCCGCTGACGGTGCTGTGACTCGCGCGCCGTGGAGCGCCGACGAATTGGCGCGCTTCACTCGCCTGGTGCAGGACGCTGTCGGTTTCGACGCCAGCCGGGGTGACAGCGTCAGCGTGATCAACATGCCGTTCTCTGCCGAGCGCGGCGAAGTCATCGCCGACCCGGCGTTCTACACCCAGCCGTGGTTCTGGGACATCGTCAAGCAAGTGTTGGGTGTGCTGTTCATCCTGGTGCTGGTGTTCGGTGTGCTGCGTCCGGTGCTCAACAACATCACCGGCCATGGCAAGAAACAACTGGCCGCCTTCGGTGGCAGCGACGTCGAGTTGGGTGGCATGGGCGGCTTGGACGGTGAACTGGCCAACGACCGTGTCAGCCTCGGCGGCCCGCAAAGCATCCTGTTGCCTAGCCCGAGCGAAGGCTATGACGCTCAGTTGAACGCAATCAAGAGTCTGGTGGCAGAAGACCCGGGCCGTGTGGCCCAGGTCGTGAAAGAGTGGATTAACGCAGATGAGTGA
- the fliE gene encoding flagellar hook-basal body complex protein FliE produces MSQGIEFNRLMLDMRSMQMDAMAQPKSVAPAPELGQSSFADMLGKAINKVSDTQQASNQLATAFEIGKSGVDLTDVMVASQKASVSFQALTQVRNKLVQAYQDIMQMPV; encoded by the coding sequence ATGAGCCAGGGTATTGAGTTCAATCGGTTGATGTTGGATATGCGCTCCATGCAAATGGATGCCATGGCTCAGCCGAAATCCGTCGCGCCAGCGCCGGAATTGGGCCAAAGCAGTTTCGCCGATATGCTCGGCAAGGCAATCAATAAAGTCAGCGATACCCAGCAAGCCTCCAACCAGTTGGCCACCGCGTTCGAGATCGGCAAGAGCGGCGTGGACCTCACCGATGTGATGGTCGCCTCGCAAAAGGCCAGCGTTTCGTTCCAGGCGTTGACCCAGGTCCGTAACAAGCTGGTGCAAGCCTATCAAGACATCATGCAGATGCCGGTTTAA
- a CDS encoding sigma-54-dependent transcriptional regulator, giving the protein MAIKVLLVEDDRALREALADTLLLAGHDYRAVGSAEDALEAVEQESFSLVVSDVNMPGMDGHQLLGLLRARQPQLPVLLMTAHGAVERAVDAMRQGAADYLVKPFEPKALIELVARHALGVIPATDGEGPIAFEPASAQLLELAARVARSDSTVLISGESGTGKEVLARYIHQQSSRAKQPFIAINCAAIPDNMLEATLFGHEKGSFTGAIAAQPGKFEQADGGTLLLDEISEMPLGLQAKLLRVLQEREVERVGARKPIQLDIRVIATTNRDLAGEVAAGRFREDLFYRLSVFPLAWRPLRERPADILPLAERLLNNHVKKMKHAQARLSADAQACLISYPWPGNVRELDNAIQRALILQQGGLIQPQDFCLAMGSGAAPLPSLAPAPVVAEAESAGALGDDLRRREFQMIIDTLRAERGRRKEAAERLGISPRTLRYKLAQMRDAGMDVEAYLFAT; this is encoded by the coding sequence ATGGCTATCAAGGTTTTATTGGTGGAAGACGATCGCGCCCTGCGTGAGGCATTGGCTGACACGCTGCTGTTGGCGGGCCATGACTACCGGGCGGTCGGTTCTGCCGAGGACGCCTTGGAGGCCGTCGAGCAGGAGTCCTTCAGCCTGGTGGTCAGCGACGTGAACATGCCTGGCATGGATGGCCACCAGTTGCTCGGCCTGCTGCGTGCGCGTCAGCCGCAGTTGCCTGTGTTGCTGATGACCGCCCATGGCGCGGTGGAGCGGGCGGTGGACGCCATGCGCCAAGGGGCGGCGGACTACCTGGTCAAACCATTCGAACCCAAGGCGCTGATCGAACTGGTCGCTCGGCATGCCCTGGGTGTGATCCCGGCCACCGACGGCGAAGGTCCGATTGCCTTCGAGCCGGCCAGTGCCCAATTGCTGGAGCTGGCGGCCCGTGTGGCGCGCAGTGACTCCACGGTGTTGATTTCCGGCGAGTCCGGCACCGGCAAGGAGGTACTGGCGCGCTATATCCACCAGCAATCCAGCCGCGCCAAGCAACCGTTTATCGCCATCAACTGCGCCGCGATCCCCGACAACATGCTCGAAGCGACGCTGTTCGGCCATGAAAAAGGCTCGTTCACCGGCGCCATCGCGGCCCAGCCCGGCAAGTTCGAGCAAGCCGACGGCGGCACCCTCCTGCTCGACGAAATTTCCGAAATGCCCCTGGGCCTGCAAGCCAAGTTGCTGCGGGTGTTGCAGGAGCGTGAAGTGGAGCGGGTCGGCGCACGCAAGCCGATCCAGCTGGATATCCGTGTGATCGCCACGACCAACCGCGACCTCGCGGGCGAAGTGGCGGCAGGGCGTTTTCGTGAGGACTTGTTCTATCGGCTTTCGGTGTTCCCCCTGGCCTGGCGCCCGTTGCGCGAACGCCCGGCAGACATCCTCCCGCTGGCCGAGCGGCTGCTGAACAACCACGTCAAAAAAATGAAGCACGCCCAGGCGCGGCTGTCGGCCGATGCCCAGGCCTGCTTGATCAGCTACCCATGGCCCGGCAACGTGCGGGAATTGGACAACGCAATCCAGCGCGCGCTGATTTTGCAGCAGGGCGGCTTGATCCAGCCTCAGGATTTCTGCCTGGCCATGGGCAGTGGCGCCGCGCCGCTGCCGAGCCTGGCGCCCGCTCCGGTCGTCGCCGAAGCCGAGTCTGCCGGTGCCCTGGGTGACGACCTGCGGCGCCGCGAATTCCAGATGATCATCGACACCCTGCGTGCCGAGCGCGGCCGTCGCAAGGAGGCTGCCGAACGCCTGGGCATCAGCCCGCGCACCCTGCGCTACAAGCTGGCGCAGATGCGCGATGCTGGTATGGACGTGGAAGCGTATCTTTTTGCCACCTGA
- a CDS encoding sensor histidine kinase, translated as MPHAAQLTSVPDLQGLVPSVEQQSRQGLEQAFSLFNQMSSQLTDSYSLLEARVSELKGELAVVSAQRMEELAEKERLANRLQNLLDLLPGGVIVIDDQGRVREANPAACDMLGLPLEGELWREVITRCFAPREDDGHEISLKDGRRLSIATRSLDAEPGQLVLLNDLTETRHLQDQLARHERLSSLGRMVASLAHQIRTPLSAALIYASHLTDEQLPAATQQRFAGRLKERLHELEHQVRDMLVFARGELPLTDRITPSGLMQSLQAAAATHIQEANVRWQCDSHLGELLCNRDTLVGALLNLIENATQASGPGARLKVHLYTRGQTLRLCISDSGSGIEPAVLRRLGEPFFTTKTNGTGLGLTVVKAVARAHQGELQLRSHLGRGTCALMTLPLFVSAASAE; from the coding sequence ATGCCCCACGCCGCCCAACTAACTTCGGTCCCTGATCTCCAGGGACTTGTCCCGTCTGTAGAGCAACAGAGCCGCCAGGGCCTGGAGCAGGCGTTTTCGCTGTTCAACCAGATGTCCAGCCAACTGACTGATTCCTACAGCCTGCTGGAGGCTCGGGTCTCCGAGCTCAAGGGTGAGCTGGCCGTGGTCAGTGCCCAGCGCATGGAAGAGCTGGCCGAGAAAGAGCGCCTGGCCAACCGTCTGCAAAACCTGCTCGACCTGTTGCCCGGCGGCGTGATCGTCATTGACGACCAGGGTCGCGTGCGCGAAGCCAACCCGGCCGCCTGCGACATGCTCGGCCTGCCGCTGGAGGGCGAGTTGTGGCGTGAAGTGATCACCCGCTGCTTCGCGCCGCGCGAAGACGACGGTCATGAAATCTCCCTCAAGGACGGGCGCCGCCTGTCCATTGCCACCCGCTCCCTGGACGCCGAGCCCGGCCAGCTGGTGCTGCTCAACGACCTGACTGAAACCCGTCACCTGCAAGACCAGTTGGCGCGGCATGAGCGGTTGTCGTCCCTGGGGCGGATGGTCGCTTCTTTGGCGCATCAGATCCGTACGCCGTTGTCGGCCGCGTTGATCTACGCCAGCCATTTGACTGATGAGCAATTGCCCGCCGCCACCCAGCAGCGTTTTGCCGGGCGCCTCAAGGAACGCTTGCATGAACTGGAGCACCAGGTGCGCGACATGCTGGTGTTTGCCCGCGGCGAATTGCCGCTGACCGACCGCATCACGCCGTCGGGGTTGATGCAGTCGTTGCAGGCGGCGGCAGCCACCCATATCCAGGAAGCCAATGTGCGCTGGCAGTGCGACAGCCACCTCGGCGAGTTGCTGTGCAACCGCGACACCCTGGTGGGCGCCTTGCTCAACCTGATCGAAAACGCCACCCAGGCCAGCGGCCCCGGCGCACGGCTCAAGGTGCACTTGTATACGCGCGGGCAAACCCTGCGCCTGTGCATCAGCGACAGCGGCAGTGGCATCGAGCCGGCGGTGCTGCGGCGCCTGGGTGAACCTTTTTTCACCACCAAGACCAACGGCACGGGCCTCGGCCTGACCGTGGTCAAGGCAGTGGCGCGGGCTCATCAGGGAGAATTGCAGCTGCGTTCCCACCTGGGGCGCGGCACCTGTGCATTGATGACCTTGCCGCTGTTCGTCAGCGCGGCAAGCGCGGAGTAA